Proteins encoded within one genomic window of Pectobacterium araliae:
- the moeA gene encoding molybdopterin molybdotransferase MoeA, protein MESVNAGLLTLEQALENMFSQVPSLTETERVSLFDAAGRITAHAITSPINVPPFANSAMDGYAVRCADLSITTPLPLAGKAFAGAPFTSEWPAGTCIRIMTGAPIPAGTDAVIMQEQADVSEGGIRFSHEVKPGQNIRLAGEDIQAGANVLPAGCKLGVAELPLLASLGIAQIDVVRRLKVAVFSTGDELQPVGKPLEDGQTYDTNRFAVRLMLEQLGCEVHDLGIIRDDPTALRAAFHEADQRADLVISSGGVSVGEADYTKQMLDELGDIHFWKLAIKPGKPFAFGKLQHAWFCGLPGNPVSAALTFYQLVQPLLARLSGYTQWHQPPRVRVKTISPLKKTPGRTDFQRGIFSRNAQGELEVKTTGHQGSHVFSSFSLGNCFIVLEQDRGHVAAGEWVEIEPFNALLGH, encoded by the coding sequence ATGGAAAGCGTTAACGCAGGTTTACTGACTCTTGAACAAGCTCTGGAAAACATGTTTTCTCAGGTTCCTTCCCTTACCGAAACAGAGCGCGTATCCCTGTTCGACGCCGCAGGACGGATCACCGCCCATGCCATTACTTCCCCGATTAACGTCCCGCCTTTTGCTAATTCCGCGATGGATGGCTATGCCGTCCGTTGCGCCGATTTGTCAATTACCACACCGCTGCCGCTGGCAGGAAAAGCCTTCGCTGGCGCGCCCTTCACCAGCGAATGGCCTGCTGGAACCTGTATTCGCATCATGACGGGTGCGCCAATCCCCGCTGGAACTGATGCGGTGATCATGCAGGAACAGGCTGACGTGAGTGAAGGCGGCATCCGGTTCTCCCATGAGGTTAAACCCGGTCAGAATATTCGTCTGGCAGGAGAAGATATTCAGGCAGGAGCCAACGTGCTGCCTGCGGGCTGCAAACTGGGCGTGGCAGAACTGCCGCTGCTGGCATCACTGGGGATTGCGCAGATTGACGTGGTGCGCCGCCTGAAAGTCGCCGTGTTTTCAACCGGTGATGAACTGCAACCCGTCGGCAAACCGCTGGAAGACGGCCAGACTTATGACACCAACCGTTTCGCTGTTCGGTTGATGCTGGAACAGCTAGGCTGCGAGGTGCACGATTTGGGGATTATCCGCGACGATCCGACAGCCCTGCGCGCCGCATTCCATGAGGCAGATCAGCGTGCCGACCTGGTGATTAGCAGCGGCGGCGTTTCCGTTGGCGAAGCCGATTACACCAAGCAAATGCTGGATGAACTGGGCGATATCCATTTCTGGAAGCTGGCTATCAAACCCGGTAAACCCTTCGCCTTCGGCAAGTTACAGCACGCCTGGTTCTGCGGCCTGCCGGGGAATCCGGTATCCGCAGCCCTGACATTCTATCAGTTGGTTCAGCCACTGTTAGCTCGCCTGTCTGGCTATACACAGTGGCACCAGCCACCGCGAGTGCGCGTCAAAACCATCAGCCCACTGAAAAAGACGCCGGGGCGTACCGATTTCCAGCGCGGTATTTTCAGCCGCAACGCGCAGGGTGAACTGGAGGTGAAAACCACCGGGCATCAGGGGTCACACGTTTTTAGCTCGTTCAGCCTAGGAAACTGCTTCATCGTACTGGAGCAGGATCGCGGTCACGTCGCCGCAGGTGAATGGGTCGAGATCGAGCCCTTCAACGCCCTGCTGGGACACTGA
- a CDS encoding dipeptide ABC transporter ATP-binding protein, translating into MSLTQDHYASLSSSVPGLVLPEKRVVEVRNLSVYFEQQGQRMDAVRNLTFSVDRGETLAIVGESGSGKSVTSLALMRLVEHAGGVIHQGDMLFRRRDGQVLDLRGARQRVMRTLRGADLAMIFQEPMTSLNPVFPVGEQIAESIRLHQGMNRQAARAETVRMLDLVRIPEARNVLDRYPHQLSGGMRQRVMIAMALSCKPSLLIADEPTTALDVTIQAQILQLIRVLQREMDMAVIFITHDMGVVAEVAERVLVMHRGESVEAGSVGQIFTAPQHPYTQGLLAAVPALGSMRGQPFPAKFPLLDQRAMPITDNVPQDTVLAHAEPILQVSHLVTRFPIRSGLLNRVTRQVHAVENVSFDLWPGETLSLVGESGCGKSTTGRALLQLVESQKGDITFNGQRIHQLQGAALQRLRRDIQLIFQDPYASLDPRLTVGFSIMEPLLVHNICRRQEAEKRVEWLLSRVGLEPEHARRYPHEFSGGQRQRVCIARALALNPKVVIADEAVSALDVSIQAQIINLMLELQREFGIAFLFISHDMAVVERISHRVAVMYMGQIVEIGPRQDVFERPRHPYTRKLMSAVPIADPSSRRQREQVLLVDEIPSPIRMMGDEPITAPLVQVGERHFVAHHPIAGAY; encoded by the coding sequence ATGTCGCTCACACAGGATCATTATGCCTCGCTGTCTTCCTCTGTTCCGGGGCTGGTTTTGCCTGAAAAACGGGTGGTGGAAGTACGCAATCTGAGTGTCTATTTCGAACAGCAGGGGCAGCGGATGGACGCGGTACGCAACCTGACGTTTTCTGTTGATCGTGGTGAAACGCTGGCTATCGTCGGGGAGTCGGGCTCGGGTAAATCGGTAACGTCTCTGGCGCTGATGCGTTTGGTTGAACACGCGGGTGGCGTGATTCATCAGGGAGATATGCTCTTTCGCCGCCGCGATGGGCAGGTGCTGGATCTTCGCGGTGCTCGTCAGCGGGTGATGCGGACGTTACGCGGTGCGGATTTAGCGATGATTTTTCAGGAACCGATGACGTCGCTCAATCCCGTCTTCCCGGTCGGCGAACAGATAGCCGAGTCGATTCGTTTGCATCAGGGCATGAACCGGCAGGCTGCGCGAGCAGAAACCGTGCGCATGCTGGATCTGGTCAGAATCCCGGAAGCGCGTAATGTGCTGGATCGCTATCCTCACCAACTCTCTGGCGGCATGCGTCAGCGGGTCATGATTGCGATGGCGCTCTCCTGTAAGCCATCGCTGCTGATTGCCGATGAACCGACGACCGCGCTGGATGTCACTATTCAGGCGCAAATTCTGCAACTTATCCGTGTGCTACAGCGTGAAATGGACATGGCCGTGATTTTTATCACCCACGACATGGGGGTGGTGGCGGAAGTGGCTGAGCGCGTATTGGTGATGCACCGTGGAGAAAGCGTTGAGGCGGGAAGCGTAGGGCAGATTTTTACCGCGCCGCAGCACCCGTATACGCAGGGACTGTTGGCGGCAGTACCGGCATTAGGATCAATGCGCGGGCAACCCTTTCCGGCAAAATTTCCGCTACTGGATCAACGCGCGATGCCTATCACAGACAACGTGCCACAGGACACGGTGCTGGCGCATGCGGAGCCGATCTTACAAGTGAGCCATCTGGTGACGCGTTTTCCCATTCGCAGTGGGTTATTAAACCGCGTGACGCGCCAGGTACATGCGGTGGAAAACGTCAGCTTCGATCTCTGGCCGGGCGAAACACTTTCGCTGGTTGGCGAATCGGGCTGCGGCAAGTCCACGACCGGCCGTGCGTTGCTTCAACTGGTCGAAAGCCAGAAGGGCGATATTACCTTTAATGGCCAGCGCATTCATCAGTTGCAAGGTGCCGCATTGCAGCGTTTGCGGCGTGATATTCAACTGATTTTTCAAGACCCTTATGCGTCCCTGGATCCTCGTCTAACCGTCGGGTTCTCGATTATGGAACCGTTGCTGGTACACAACATTTGCCGTCGGCAGGAGGCAGAAAAGCGCGTTGAATGGCTCTTGTCGCGTGTGGGGCTGGAGCCGGAACACGCCCGACGCTATCCGCATGAATTTTCCGGCGGTCAGCGTCAGCGTGTTTGTATTGCCAGAGCGTTGGCACTGAATCCTAAAGTGGTAATTGCGGATGAGGCCGTATCTGCGCTGGACGTGTCGATTCAGGCGCAAATTATCAACCTGATGCTGGAACTGCAACGTGAGTTTGGCATCGCATTTTTGTTTATTTCACATGATATGGCGGTGGTTGAACGCATTAGCCATCGCGTCGCGGTGATGTACATGGGGCAAATTGTCGAGATCGGCCCACGGCAAGACGTATTTGAACGCCCTCGACATCCTTATACCCGCAAACTGATGTCGGCAGTGCCGATTGCCGATCCCTCCTCACGCCGCCAGCGTGAGCAGGTATTGTTGGTTGATGAAATACCCAGCCCGATCCGAATGATGGGTGATGAACCGATCACGGCGCCTTTGGTTCAGGTCGGTGAGCGACACTTTGTTGCGCACCATCCGATAGCCGGTGCTTATTAA
- the gsiB gene encoding glutathione ABC transporter substrate-binding protein GsiB — translation MSVMTIKRHWFLAAGVTAAMAASPVWAAKDAVIAVGSTFTSLDPYDANDSLSQTVAKSFYQGLFGFDKEMKLVNVLADSYDVSPDGLTYTVKLHPGVKFHDGSAFNAAAVKVNLDRASNPDNRLKRYNLFKMIDKTEAVDDLTVKITLKTPFSAFVNNLAHPAAVMISPAALNQYGKEIGFHPVGTGPYRFVAWNQTDFVKVEKFSGYWKAGLPKLDSITWRPVVDNNTRAALLQTGEAQFAYPIPFEQAKVLEKNDKLALVASPSILHRYISMNVTQKPFDNPKVRQALNYAINKEALIKVAFSGYATPAEGPLPNSIDYSVKYHPWPYDPAKARELLKEAGYPDGFTTTLWSSHNHSTAQKVLQFTQQQLAQVGVKVQVTAMDAGQRAAEVEGKGVKETGVRLFYTGWSASTGEADWALSPLFASASWPPAQFNTAFYSNPQVDADLANALKTTDRAEKQKLYKDAQDKIWADAPWIFLATERLVSANSKRLTGFYVMPDTLFSFDDADLTE, via the coding sequence ATGAGCGTAATGACGATAAAGCGACACTGGTTCCTGGCCGCAGGGGTAACCGCAGCGATGGCCGCCTCACCCGTCTGGGCAGCTAAAGATGCGGTTATCGCCGTGGGTTCCACGTTTACCAGCCTGGACCCGTATGATGCCAACGATTCGCTATCGCAGACGGTGGCGAAGTCATTTTATCAGGGGCTATTTGGCTTCGATAAAGAGATGAAGCTAGTGAATGTACTGGCGGACAGCTATGACGTCAGCCCGGATGGCCTGACGTATACCGTCAAGCTGCACCCTGGCGTTAAATTTCACGATGGATCGGCATTTAATGCCGCTGCGGTCAAAGTGAATCTGGATCGCGCCAGTAACCCAGACAATCGTCTGAAGCGATATAACCTGTTCAAAATGATCGACAAAACCGAGGCGGTGGACGATCTGACGGTGAAAATTACGCTGAAGACGCCGTTCTCAGCCTTCGTAAATAATCTGGCACACCCGGCGGCGGTAATGATCTCTCCGGCGGCATTAAACCAGTACGGTAAGGAGATCGGTTTTCACCCAGTTGGCACCGGCCCATATCGCTTTGTGGCCTGGAATCAGACTGATTTTGTCAAAGTTGAGAAATTCAGCGGCTATTGGAAAGCCGGGTTGCCTAAGCTGGACAGCATTACCTGGCGTCCGGTCGTGGATAACAACACGCGTGCTGCACTGCTGCAAACGGGTGAAGCGCAGTTTGCTTACCCGATACCGTTCGAGCAAGCCAAGGTGTTGGAGAAAAATGACAAGCTGGCGCTGGTGGCGTCACCGTCGATCCTGCATCGCTACATCAGCATGAATGTCACGCAGAAACCGTTTGATAACCCGAAAGTACGACAGGCGCTGAACTACGCAATTAACAAAGAGGCGCTGATTAAAGTGGCGTTCTCCGGCTACGCGACGCCAGCCGAAGGGCCACTGCCAAACAGTATCGATTATTCGGTAAAATATCATCCGTGGCCTTACGATCCCGCCAAAGCGCGTGAGTTGCTGAAAGAAGCAGGCTACCCGGACGGTTTTACCACCACGCTATGGTCGTCACATAACCACAGTACGGCGCAGAAAGTCTTGCAGTTCACGCAGCAACAGCTGGCACAGGTTGGCGTGAAAGTGCAGGTGACCGCGATGGATGCGGGGCAGCGTGCCGCTGAAGTCGAAGGTAAGGGTGTTAAGGAAACGGGTGTTCGCTTGTTCTACACGGGGTGGTCGGCCTCGACGGGCGAAGCCGACTGGGCGCTGTCGCCGCTGTTTGCCTCCGCTTCCTGGCCACCGGCGCAATTCAACACGGCCTTTTACAGTAACCCGCAGGTTGATGCGGATCTGGCTAATGCGCTGAAAACGACGGATCGAGCAGAAAAACAGAAACTGTACAAGGATGCACAGGACAAAATCTGGGCGGATGCGCCGTGGATTTTCCTGGCGACAGAGCGTTTGGTGTCGGCTAATAGCAAGAGGCTGACCGGATTCTATGTGATGCCGGATACCTTGTTTAGTTTTGATGATGCCGATCTGACGGAATAA
- the gsiC gene encoding glutathione ABC transporter permease GsiC, giving the protein MLNYFIKRLLGLIPTLLIVMVLVFLFVHLLPGDPARLAAGREADAVVIEMVRQDLGLDKPLPHQFWHFFTRILQGDLGTSIVSKRPVTEEIAMRFMPTFWLTVCSMAWAVIFGMAIGIVSAVWRNGWPDRIGMTLAVSGLSFPAFALGMLLMQIFSVELGWLPTVGADTWLHYILPSLTLGAAVAAVMARFTRASFVDVLQEDYMRTARAKGVRESLVVVKHGLRNALIPVVTMMGLQFGFLLGGSIVVEKVFNWPGLGRLLVDAVEMRDYPVIQAEVLLFSLEFILINLLVDMLYAAINPAIRYQ; this is encoded by the coding sequence ATGCTGAATTATTTTATTAAACGGCTACTCGGGCTGATCCCCACGCTCCTGATTGTGATGGTGCTGGTGTTCCTGTTCGTTCATCTGTTACCCGGCGATCCGGCGCGTTTGGCCGCGGGGCGGGAAGCGGATGCCGTCGTTATCGAGATGGTACGGCAGGATTTGGGATTGGATAAACCGCTGCCGCACCAGTTCTGGCACTTCTTCACCCGTATCCTGCAAGGGGATCTGGGAACGTCGATCGTATCGAAACGCCCCGTCACGGAAGAGATCGCCATGCGTTTTATGCCGACCTTTTGGCTGACGGTGTGCAGCATGGCGTGGGCGGTGATATTTGGCATGGCGATCGGCATCGTCTCCGCTGTGTGGCGTAACGGCTGGCCGGATAGAATCGGCATGACGCTAGCGGTATCCGGCCTCTCTTTCCCCGCGTTTGCACTCGGCATGCTGTTGATGCAGATTTTTTCCGTCGAATTAGGCTGGCTGCCGACGGTGGGGGCGGATACCTGGCTGCACTATATTTTACCCTCGCTAACGCTGGGCGCAGCAGTAGCCGCGGTGATGGCGCGTTTCACCCGTGCATCATTTGTTGATGTTTTGCAGGAAGATTACATGCGCACGGCACGGGCAAAAGGCGTGCGTGAATCGCTGGTGGTGGTGAAACACGGACTGCGCAATGCATTGATTCCGGTCGTCACTATGATGGGGCTGCAATTTGGCTTTTTGCTCGGTGGATCCATTGTCGTGGAAAAAGTTTTCAACTGGCCGGGATTAGGGCGGCTGCTGGTGGATGCGGTGGAGATGCGCGACTATCCGGTGATTCAGGCCGAGGTACTGCTGTTTTCGCTGGAGTTTATTCTGATCAATCTGCTGGTTGACATGCTGTATGCCGCGATTAATCCAGCCATTCGTTATCAATAA
- the gsiD gene encoding glutathione ABC transporter permease GsiD: MRHWRRKAMLATLPVIRDKPVRTPWREFWRRFLQQRVAVAAGLFVLLLILIAFLAPYLVPYDAENYFDYERLNEGPSAAHWLGVDSLGRDIFSRILMGTRISLAAGILSVLVGMIIGTTLGLLAGYYEGWADRIIMRLSDVLFAFPGILLAIAVVAIMGSGMANVVVAVAIFSIPAFARLVRGNTLVLKQLTYIESARSIGASDGTILFRHILPGSVSSIVVFFSMRIGMSIITAASLSFLGLGAQPPMPEWGAMLNEARSDMVIAPHVAIFPSLAIFLTVLAFNLLGDGLRDALDPKLKS; this comes from the coding sequence ATGAGACACTGGCGACGTAAAGCTATGCTGGCGACGCTCCCTGTCATTAGGGATAAGCCGGTGCGCACGCCGTGGCGTGAATTCTGGCGGCGTTTTCTTCAGCAACGCGTCGCGGTTGCCGCAGGTCTGTTTGTACTGTTGCTGATTTTGATCGCGTTTCTGGCACCGTATCTGGTGCCCTATGATGCCGAAAACTATTTCGATTATGAACGCCTGAACGAAGGCCCCTCTGCGGCACATTGGTTGGGCGTTGATTCATTAGGACGTGATATTTTCAGCCGAATCCTGATGGGGACGCGCATTTCGCTGGCCGCGGGCATTCTCTCTGTGCTGGTGGGGATGATTATCGGCACGACGCTGGGGTTGCTGGCGGGCTACTACGAAGGGTGGGCGGACAGAATCATCATGCGTCTATCCGATGTACTGTTTGCCTTCCCCGGTATTCTGCTGGCGATTGCTGTGGTTGCGATTATGGGCAGCGGCATGGCGAATGTGGTGGTTGCCGTGGCGATTTTCAGCATTCCGGCGTTCGCCCGTCTGGTGCGAGGGAATACGCTAGTGCTGAAACAGCTTACCTATATCGAATCTGCTCGCAGTATTGGTGCCAGCGACGGGACGATCCTCTTTCGGCATATTCTACCCGGTTCGGTGTCTTCCATCGTGGTGTTTTTCTCGATGCGGATCGGGATGTCGATCATCACGGCGGCCAGCCTGTCATTTCTGGGGCTTGGTGCCCAGCCGCCGATGCCGGAGTGGGGGGCGATGCTGAATGAGGCGCGGTCAGATATGGTGATTGCACCACATGTTGCGATTTTCCCTAGTCTGGCGATCTTTCTGACGGTTTTGGCGTTTAATTTATTGGGCGATGGCCTGCGCGATGCGCTCGACCCGAAATTGAAAAGCTAA
- a CDS encoding NAD-dependent malic enzyme: MELEYESKRPLYIPYAGPILLEFPLLNKGSAFTEEERADFNLAGLLPEAVETIEEQAERAWRQYQEFKHDIEKHVYLRNIQDTNETLFYRLLDGHLSEMMPIIYTPTVGEACEHFSDIYRRARGLFISYPNRAHIDDMLQNATKQNVKVIVVTDGERILGLGDQGIGGMGIPIGKLSLYTACGGISPAYTLPVVLDVGTNNPQRLNDPLYMGWRHPRITDDEYYAFVDEFIQAVKRRWPNVLLQFEDFAQKNATPLLNRYRDEICSFNDDIQGTAAVAIGSLIAASRAAGTQLRDQTVTFLGAGSAGCGIAEQIIAQMKSEGLSEEEARARVFMVDRFGLLTDKLPNLLAFQSKLVQKSELLADWDCNSDAISLLEVVRNAKPTILIGVSGQPGLFTEEIIREMYKHCARPIVMPLSNPTSRVEARPEDIIRWTDGSALVATGSPFSPVNYQDKVFPIAQCNNSYIFPGIGLGVLASGAKRISDGMLMAASRALADCSPLANNGEGALLPDLSDIQLVSKRIALDVGKAAQLQGVAVVTSADALQKAIDHNFWQPQYRSYKRTSF, translated from the coding sequence ATGGAATTAGAATACGAAAGCAAACGTCCTCTCTACATCCCCTATGCTGGTCCGATCTTGCTCGAATTTCCCCTGCTGAATAAAGGCAGCGCGTTTACTGAAGAAGAACGTGCTGATTTTAACCTTGCAGGCCTGCTGCCAGAAGCCGTTGAAACCATCGAAGAACAGGCAGAACGGGCCTGGCGCCAGTATCAGGAATTCAAACACGATATTGAAAAACACGTTTACCTGCGCAACATTCAGGATACCAACGAGACGCTGTTTTACCGTCTGCTAGACGGTCACCTCAGTGAGATGATGCCTATCATCTACACCCCAACCGTTGGCGAAGCCTGTGAACACTTCTCCGATATCTATCGCCGTGCTCGCGGTCTGTTTATCTCCTACCCTAACCGCGCACATATCGACGATATGCTGCAAAATGCCACTAAGCAGAACGTGAAAGTCATCGTTGTGACCGACGGTGAACGTATTCTCGGTCTGGGCGATCAGGGTATCGGCGGTATGGGTATTCCTATCGGTAAGCTGTCGCTGTACACCGCCTGTGGCGGTATCAGCCCGGCCTACACCCTGCCGGTGGTTCTGGATGTGGGCACCAATAACCCACAGCGTCTGAACGATCCGCTGTATATGGGCTGGCGTCATCCACGTATCACCGACGACGAATACTATGCCTTCGTTGATGAGTTCATTCAGGCTGTGAAACGCCGCTGGCCGAACGTGCTGTTGCAGTTTGAAGACTTCGCACAGAAAAACGCCACACCGCTGCTGAACCGCTATCGTGATGAGATCTGTAGCTTTAACGATGATATTCAGGGCACCGCCGCCGTCGCTATCGGCAGCTTGATTGCCGCCAGCCGCGCGGCAGGTACGCAGCTGCGCGATCAGACTGTCACCTTTCTGGGCGCAGGCTCCGCAGGCTGTGGTATCGCAGAGCAAATCATCGCGCAGATGAAATCCGAAGGGCTGAGCGAAGAAGAAGCTCGCGCACGCGTCTTCATGGTTGACCGTTTCGGTCTGCTAACGGACAAACTGCCAAACCTGCTCGCTTTCCAGAGTAAGTTAGTACAGAAAAGTGAACTGCTGGCTGATTGGGATTGCAACAGCGACGCGATTTCATTGCTGGAAGTGGTACGCAATGCCAAGCCAACCATCTTGATCGGCGTATCCGGCCAGCCGGGTCTGTTCACGGAAGAAATCATCCGTGAAATGTATAAGCACTGCGCTCGCCCTATCGTGATGCCGCTGTCTAACCCGACATCTCGCGTGGAAGCGCGTCCAGAAGATATCATTCGCTGGACGGATGGCTCTGCGCTAGTCGCGACGGGTAGCCCGTTCTCTCCGGTTAATTATCAGGATAAAGTCTTCCCTATCGCACAGTGCAACAACTCCTACATTTTCCCGGGTATCGGATTAGGTGTACTGGCGTCGGGTGCCAAGCGTATCAGTGACGGTATGTTGATGGCCGCCAGCCGCGCGTTGGCTGACTGCTCACCGTTGGCGAATAATGGTGAAGGCGCTCTGCTGCCGGATCTGTCTGATATCCAGTTGGTGTCCAAGCGTATCGCACTGGACGTAGGTAAAGCCGCACAGCTACAAGGTGTGGCCGTCGTAACGTCTGCTGATGCATTGCAGAAAGCGATTGACCATAACTTCTGGCAACCACAGTACCGCAGCTACAAACGTACCTCGTTCTAA
- the cdd gene encoding cytidine deaminase, whose amino-acid sequence MHPRFENAFQQLPANLQAAIGPLIDKPDFAAMLTADDVNAVCKASQLDTDALAFALLPLAAACAQAPISNFQVGAIAQGLSGNFYFGANMEFTAVQLQQTVHAEQSAISHAWLRNERGLRAVTVNYTPCGHCRQFMNELRNAASLRIQLPGRQPAGLSHYLPDAFGPIDLNIDTLLMDDIHHGATLQSMNALARHALDAANRSHAPYSKAISGIALETTSGNLYTGRYAENAAFNPSLPPLQTALNLMNLAGDDACTITHAAVVECRNATVSHWAISQIMLAELGCTDVEHHFIEE is encoded by the coding sequence ATGCATCCACGATTCGAAAATGCCTTCCAGCAATTACCTGCCAACCTGCAAGCCGCGATCGGTCCCTTGATCGATAAACCAGATTTCGCCGCCATGCTCACCGCAGACGACGTGAATGCCGTCTGCAAAGCCAGCCAGTTAGACACCGACGCGTTGGCCTTTGCGCTATTGCCTCTGGCTGCTGCCTGCGCACAAGCGCCTATCTCAAATTTTCAGGTCGGTGCAATTGCGCAAGGGCTCAGCGGAAATTTCTACTTTGGCGCGAACATGGAGTTCACCGCCGTCCAGCTTCAACAAACGGTTCATGCAGAGCAAAGTGCTATCAGCCATGCCTGGCTGCGCAATGAACGTGGATTGCGAGCCGTGACCGTGAACTACACACCATGCGGCCACTGCCGCCAGTTCATGAATGAATTGCGCAATGCGGCATCACTGCGTATTCAACTGCCGGGTCGCCAGCCTGCGGGGCTTAGCCACTATCTGCCCGATGCCTTTGGCCCCATCGATCTGAACATCGATACCCTCCTGATGGATGATATCCACCACGGCGCAACGTTGCAGAGTATGAATGCGCTGGCGCGTCATGCACTGGATGCCGCTAACCGTAGCCATGCACCTTACAGCAAAGCGATCAGCGGCATTGCGCTGGAAACCACGAGTGGCAACCTCTATACCGGTCGCTATGCAGAAAATGCGGCGTTCAATCCCAGTCTGCCGCCCTTACAAACCGCGTTAAATCTGATGAACCTGGCAGGCGACGATGCTTGCACCATTACACATGCCGCAGTCGTTGAATGCCGTAATGCCACTGTCAGCCACTGGGCGATCTCACAAATCATGCTAGCCGAACTGGGTTGCACCGACGTTGAGCACCACTTTATTGAGGAATAG
- a CDS encoding CidB/LrgB family autolysis modulator, whose amino-acid sequence MFSYLWWSLPLTLMVFFAARKLAVLTRISLLNPLLVSMAIIIPLLLVLKIPYEHYFQGSKVLNDLLQPAVVALAFPLYEQLHQIRARWKSIISVCFVGSLTAIISGTLVALWMGASPEIAASVLPKSVTTPIAMAVASSIGGIPAISAVCVIFVGILGAVLGHTLFNRVGIKTKAARGLSMGTASHALGTARCAEVDYQEGAFSSLALVICGIITSLIAPLIFPLLLHVAG is encoded by the coding sequence ATGTTCAGCTATTTGTGGTGGTCGCTGCCCCTCACTCTGATGGTTTTTTTCGCCGCACGTAAACTGGCTGTACTAACCAGAATTTCGCTGTTGAACCCGCTGCTGGTGTCGATGGCGATTATTATTCCGCTGCTGCTGGTATTGAAGATCCCCTACGAGCACTATTTTCAGGGCAGCAAAGTCCTTAACGACCTGCTGCAACCGGCGGTGGTCGCGCTGGCGTTTCCGCTTTATGAGCAGTTGCATCAAATTCGCGCGCGCTGGAAATCAATCATCAGCGTGTGCTTCGTCGGTAGCCTGACGGCGATTATCTCCGGTACGCTGGTGGCGCTGTGGATGGGCGCATCGCCAGAAATCGCCGCCTCGGTGCTGCCTAAATCCGTCACCACGCCGATTGCGATGGCCGTCGCCAGCTCGATTGGCGGGATTCCGGCTATCAGCGCCGTCTGCGTGATTTTCGTCGGTATTCTCGGCGCAGTCTTAGGCCACACCCTGTTCAACCGCGTCGGTATCAAAACCAAAGCCGCGCGTGGGCTGTCGATGGGCACCGCTTCGCACGCACTCGGCACGGCGCGCTGCGCCGAAGTCGATTATCAGGAAGGCGCATTTAGTTCGCTGGCGCTGGTCATCTGCGGGATCATCACGTCGCTGATTGCGCCGTTAATCTTCCCTCTACTCTTGCATGTTGCTGGCTGA
- a CDS encoding CidA/LrgA family protein gives MRNTFIVCWQYLRAFALIYLCLLAGNAVSALLPFTIPGSIIGMLVLFTLLASQILPAQWVKPGCHLLIRHMALLFVPIGVGVMNYYDLVSQQFGPIVVSCLISTFIVMLVVGFSTQIMQRERAIAGDRTPPKDK, from the coding sequence ATGCGTAATACGTTCATCGTGTGCTGGCAGTATTTACGCGCTTTCGCATTGATTTATCTCTGCCTGCTGGCAGGCAATGCGGTATCCGCGTTACTTCCGTTCACTATCCCCGGTAGTATCATCGGTATGCTGGTCTTGTTCACCCTTCTTGCCTCGCAAATCCTGCCCGCGCAGTGGGTAAAACCCGGCTGCCATCTGCTTATTCGTCACATGGCGCTGCTGTTCGTCCCCATCGGCGTTGGCGTGATGAATTATTACGATCTGGTCAGCCAGCAGTTTGGTCCCATCGTGGTTTCCTGCCTGATCAGTACCTTTATTGTGATGTTGGTTGTCGGTTTCAGTACCCAGATAATGCAGCGTGAACGAGCCATAGCTGGCGATCGCACGCCGCCGAAGGATAAATAA